The uncultured Fibrobacter sp. genome contains the following window.
CCTGGATATGATACACTTCATATCCGGGGACCGTCATGAACATATCCTTGTGATGTTCGTAAAAACCCTTTGTCGAAATTTCGGGCAGCGGATTCACTTCTACGCGCTGATCCTTGCGCATATTCTGCATCAAGGTCGTCTGCAATTCCTGCTGACGGTTCTCAAAGTATTTATTCTGCCACAGAAGCGTATCCTGAACATTTTCCGGAGTTGCATTTTTTCCGACAAACGCCATGTAATCAGCCTTGCGCTTAGAGATATCGTACAGCTTTGCAACCGTCTTGCGCGCCTTCCTAAAATCCCCGAAAGAGTCTACAGGGAACAGCGAACGATTCGCATCGTAAAACTGGCGTAATTCACTTTCGGTATACATCAAGCATTCCAAAACATAAAAGCGCTGGTATACGGTCGTCAAGACACGCGGTTCGATATTCTTAAACCAAGTTTTCCATTCCTTTTCCAATTCAGGGAACTCGGAAAGGGCCCTGGACGTAAGGGCTGCCTTGGAATAAAAGTTTTCGTACAAGAGTTTGTTCTTGACCGTATCCGGCAATCTCGGATTTTTCAAAAGGAGATCGTAGTCTTCTTGATAAACCTTTTCGTCATCGATGCGAGCAAGGAGAGTATCCTTGTCACCAATGCCGTTACAGCCACTCAAGAAAAGCAGCGAAGCCAACGATGCAAGAGCCAGAAGTTTTGCCTTCATAAATCCTCTTAATTCAAAAAAACGTGCCAAAACAACTTACAAAAATTAGCCGACCCGTGAGCCGAGGCCCTCAAGTGTAAGCTGAGGGCGGAGGCGAGAGAAAAGGGCCTAGCAAATATTTTCCCTAGCATTAGCCCTTTTCGGTCACAAATATACGGCCGTTGCGGAACAGCTGCATCCACGGACCATCTTCGCCCCATTCAGCCGGGTGCCAAGAGTATTGGCAGGTGCGGAATACGCGTTCCGGGTGCGGCATCA
Protein-coding sequences here:
- a CDS encoding phosphoribosylformylglycinamidine synthase subunit PurQ is translated as MPHPERVFRTCQYSWHPAEWGEDGPWMQLFRNGRIFVTEKG